One genomic window of Burkholderia diffusa includes the following:
- the rph gene encoding ribonuclease PH, protein MTSSLSRPSGRRADELRKVALTRHYTKHAEGSVLVEFGDTKVICTASVAERVPEFLRDRGQGWLTAEYGMLPRATHTRSDREAARGKQTGRTQEIQRLIGRALRAVFDLEALGPRTIHIDCDVIQADGGTRTASITGAFVAAHDAVSKLIAAGKLARSPITDHVAAISVGVYEGAPVLDLDYAEDSRCDTDMNVVMTGAGGFVEVQGTAEGVPFSRDEMNALLDLAQSGIGQLVQLQKDVLGASHV, encoded by the coding sequence ATGACGTCTTCCCTGTCCCGCCCGAGCGGCCGCCGCGCCGACGAACTGCGCAAGGTCGCCCTCACGCGCCATTACACGAAACACGCCGAAGGCTCGGTACTCGTCGAATTCGGCGATACCAAGGTGATCTGCACCGCGAGCGTCGCCGAACGCGTGCCCGAATTCCTGCGCGATCGCGGCCAGGGCTGGCTGACGGCCGAATACGGAATGCTGCCGCGCGCGACGCACACGCGCAGCGACCGTGAAGCCGCGCGCGGCAAGCAGACGGGCCGTACGCAGGAAATTCAGCGCCTGATCGGCCGCGCGCTGCGCGCGGTGTTCGATCTCGAAGCGCTCGGCCCGCGCACGATCCACATCGACTGCGACGTGATCCAGGCCGACGGCGGCACGCGCACGGCCAGCATCACCGGCGCGTTCGTCGCCGCGCACGACGCCGTGTCGAAGCTGATCGCGGCCGGCAAGCTCGCGCGCTCGCCGATCACCGACCACGTCGCCGCGATTTCGGTCGGCGTGTACGAAGGCGCGCCCGTGCTCGACCTCGACTACGCGGAAGATTCGCGCTGCGACACCGACATGAACGTCGTGATGACGGGCGCCGGCGGCTTCGTCGAAGTCCAGGGCACCGCCGAAGGGGTGCCGTTCTCGCGGGACGAAATGAACGCGCTGCTCGACCTCGCGCAAAGCGGAATCGGCCAACTCGTGCAGTTGCAGAAAGACGTGCTGGGCGCGAGCCATGTCTGA
- a CDS encoding YicC/YloC family endoribonuclease: protein MIYSMTGYASATRELATATGNGGTSVSVELRTVNSRFLDLNFRMPDDVRACEPALREMLMNKLSRGKVDVRINLQRGEQSIGAGALNQTALGQLAELERSVLDSFPGVGRLRAGEILRWPGVLAESGVSAEAIRDAVLACGKEAIGELVVVRSREGAQLATMLLSNVTEMEAIVARITPLVPELIAKHQQKIVERMQEALGLAAPEGSAPIVTREEAAERIRQEVTMYGIRIDIAEELSRLTAHLNETRHVIEKGGRVGKRLDFMMQELNREANTLGSKAAAKELADASMALKLLIEQMREQVQNLE, encoded by the coding sequence ATGATCTACAGCATGACGGGCTATGCGAGCGCGACGCGCGAACTCGCCACGGCTACCGGCAACGGCGGCACCAGCGTGTCGGTCGAACTGCGCACCGTGAACTCGCGCTTCCTCGACCTGAATTTCCGCATGCCGGACGACGTGCGCGCGTGCGAGCCCGCGCTGCGCGAAATGCTGATGAACAAGCTGTCGCGCGGCAAGGTCGACGTGCGCATCAACCTGCAGCGCGGCGAGCAGAGCATCGGTGCCGGTGCGCTGAACCAGACGGCGCTCGGCCAGCTGGCGGAGCTCGAGCGCTCGGTGCTCGATTCGTTCCCGGGCGTCGGCCGCCTGCGCGCGGGCGAGATCCTGCGCTGGCCGGGCGTGCTCGCCGAAAGCGGCGTGTCGGCGGAAGCGATCCGCGACGCGGTGCTCGCGTGCGGCAAGGAAGCGATCGGCGAGCTCGTCGTCGTGCGTTCGCGCGAAGGCGCGCAGCTGGCGACGATGCTGCTGTCGAACGTCACCGAAATGGAGGCGATCGTCGCGCGCATCACGCCGCTCGTGCCGGAACTGATCGCGAAGCATCAGCAGAAGATCGTCGAGCGGATGCAGGAAGCGCTCGGCCTCGCGGCGCCCGAAGGCAGCGCGCCGATCGTCACGCGCGAGGAAGCCGCGGAACGCATTCGTCAGGAAGTGACGATGTACGGCATCCGGATCGACATCGCGGAAGAACTGTCGCGACTCACCGCGCACCTGAACGAAACGCGTCACGTGATCGAGAAGGGCGGCCGCGTCGGCAAGCGTCTCGACTTCATGATGCAGGAACTGAATCGAGAAGCAAACACGCTCGGCTCGAAGGCGGCGGCGAAGGAACTGGCCGACGCGTCGATGGCGCTCAAGCTGTTGATCGAGCAGATGCGTGAGCAAGTGCAAAACCTGGAGTAA
- the gmk gene encoding guanylate kinase encodes MTQPTHDGHASHALHGGVYPGNLFMVIAPSGAGKSTLVNALLSKDSDICLSISYTTRKPRPGEQDGQHYHFTTVEDFRARHAAHEFLESAEVHGNYYGTSRVWIEEQMMSGHDVLLEIDWQGAQQVKKQFRNAVGIFILPPSLDALEERLKKRGQDEPNVITRRLLAAGSEMAHASEAEYVVINENFDRALAELECIVAATRLRFASQYARHAELFIELGIHLPHAE; translated from the coding sequence ATGACCCAACCCACTCACGACGGCCACGCGTCGCATGCGCTGCACGGCGGCGTCTATCCCGGCAACCTGTTCATGGTCATCGCGCCGTCGGGCGCCGGCAAGTCGACGCTCGTGAACGCGCTGCTGTCGAAGGACAGCGACATCTGCCTGTCGATTTCGTACACGACGCGCAAGCCGCGCCCGGGCGAGCAGGACGGCCAGCACTACCACTTCACGACGGTCGAGGATTTCCGCGCGCGCCATGCCGCGCACGAATTCCTCGAAAGTGCGGAAGTGCACGGCAACTATTACGGCACGTCGCGCGTCTGGATCGAGGAGCAGATGATGAGCGGCCACGACGTGCTGCTCGAGATCGACTGGCAGGGCGCGCAGCAGGTGAAGAAGCAGTTCCGCAACGCGGTCGGCATCTTCATTCTGCCGCCGTCGCTCGACGCGCTCGAGGAACGCCTGAAGAAGCGCGGCCAGGACGAGCCGAACGTGATCACGCGACGCCTGCTCGCCGCGGGCAGCGAGATGGCGCATGCGTCCGAAGCGGAATACGTCGTGATCAACGAGAATTTCGATCGTGCACTGGCCGAACTCGAATGCATCGTCGCGGCGACGCGCCTGCGCTTTGCTTCGCAGTACGCGCGACATGCCGAGCTGTTCATCGAGCTCGGCATCCATTTGCCCCACGCGGAATGA
- the rpoZ gene encoding DNA-directed RNA polymerase subunit omega, translating into MARITVEDCLKQIPNRFELALAATYRARQLAQGHTPKIESRDKPTVVALREIAAGQVGVEMLKKVPV; encoded by the coding sequence ATGGCTCGCATTACCGTCGAAGACTGCCTGAAGCAAATCCCCAACCGCTTCGAACTGGCGCTCGCCGCCACTTACCGCGCGCGGCAGCTCGCGCAAGGCCATACGCCGAAGATCGAGAGCCGCGACAAGCCGACCGTCGTCGCGCTGCGCGAGATCGCTGCCGGCCAGGTCGGCGTCGAGATGCTGAAGAAGGTGCCGGTGTAA
- a CDS encoding RelA/SpoT family protein, with the protein MSTTPSSASADSTTEATAQSPARQYIDAVLEQSFRHLFGPTATPEQPRKHGVVSIAKLTAALAEYLPPEEIKEVKAAFHFSDEAHLGQYRQSGEPYITHPVAVAEICAGWKLDAQAVMAALLHDVMEDQGVTKSELAERFGPKVAELVDGLSKLDKMEFRSREEAQAENFRKMLLAMARDVRVILVKLADRLHNMRTLGAVPMEKRRRVARETLDIYAPIAHRLGLNNTYRELQDMSFANFNPHRYATLEKAVKAARGNRREVIGKILEAAQRAMGDAKLDAEITGREKTIYSIYRKMRDKQLSFSQVLDVYGFRVVVENPLDCYTCIGALHALYKPVPGKFKDYIAIPKINGYQSLHTTLVGPFGAPIEFQVRTRKMHEIAEAGVAAHWLYKNGGADLNDVQKRAHQWLKSLLDIQSEAGDSSEFLEHVKIDLFPDAVYVFTPKSKIMALPRGATALDFAYSIHSDLGNQCVAVKINNELLPLRTELKSGDIVEVITAPYSKPNPAWLGFVRTGKARSAIRHYLKTMRLNESVQLGERLVDQSLKGYGLALADVAPEVWEKLVQWTGNKSRQEIFADIGLGRRVAAVMAKRIEVLMSGRDADDDLPKSERHPAHNAPPVVITGTEGMSVQLSACCRPIPGDAIMGYIGIGLGMAIHTTDCRVAQRIHRRDPGRWIDVEWAPQPGRLFDVAVKALVKNTKGIFARVAADITSADANIVHIAMDEDLTHESTVLRFVIQVSDRVHLANVMRRVRTNPDVMRIMRERSTDDSVHARHDGGMRIERERQDY; encoded by the coding sequence ATGAGCACCACCCCATCGTCCGCCTCCGCGGATTCGACCACCGAAGCCACGGCCCAGTCGCCTGCGCGCCAGTACATCGACGCGGTCCTCGAACAGTCCTTCCGGCATCTGTTCGGGCCGACCGCCACGCCGGAGCAGCCGCGCAAGCACGGCGTCGTTTCGATCGCGAAACTGACGGCCGCGCTTGCCGAGTATCTCCCTCCGGAAGAAATCAAAGAGGTCAAGGCGGCGTTCCACTTCAGCGACGAAGCCCACCTCGGTCAATATCGCCAGAGCGGCGAACCCTACATCACCCATCCCGTCGCCGTCGCCGAAATCTGCGCCGGCTGGAAGCTCGACGCGCAAGCCGTGATGGCCGCGCTCCTGCACGACGTAATGGAAGACCAGGGCGTGACCAAGAGCGAGCTGGCCGAACGGTTCGGCCCGAAAGTCGCCGAACTGGTCGACGGCCTGTCGAAGCTCGACAAGATGGAGTTCCGCAGCCGCGAGGAAGCGCAGGCTGAAAACTTCCGCAAGATGCTGCTCGCGATGGCGCGCGACGTGCGCGTCATTCTCGTCAAGCTCGCCGACCGTCTGCACAACATGCGCACACTCGGCGCGGTGCCGATGGAAAAGCGCCGTCGCGTCGCGCGCGAGACGCTCGACATCTACGCGCCGATCGCGCACCGCCTCGGGTTGAACAACACCTATCGCGAGCTGCAGGACATGAGCTTCGCGAACTTCAACCCGCATCGCTACGCGACGCTCGAGAAGGCCGTGAAGGCCGCGCGCGGCAACCGCCGCGAAGTGATCGGCAAGATCCTCGAGGCCGCTCAGCGCGCGATGGGCGACGCGAAGCTCGACGCCGAGATTACGGGCCGCGAAAAGACGATCTACAGCATCTATCGCAAGATGCGCGACAAGCAGCTGTCGTTCTCGCAGGTGCTCGACGTGTACGGCTTTCGCGTCGTCGTCGAGAATCCGCTCGACTGCTACACGTGCATCGGCGCGTTGCACGCGCTGTACAAGCCCGTGCCCGGCAAGTTCAAGGACTACATCGCGATCCCGAAGATCAACGGCTATCAGTCGCTGCACACGACGCTCGTCGGCCCGTTCGGCGCACCGATCGAGTTCCAGGTGCGCACGCGCAAGATGCACGAGATCGCCGAGGCCGGCGTGGCCGCGCACTGGCTGTACAAGAACGGCGGCGCGGATCTGAACGACGTGCAGAAGCGCGCGCATCAGTGGCTGAAGTCGCTGCTCGACATCCAGAGCGAAGCGGGCGATTCGAGCGAATTCCTCGAGCACGTGAAGATCGACCTGTTCCCGGATGCGGTCTACGTGTTCACGCCGAAGTCGAAGATCATGGCGCTGCCGCGCGGCGCGACGGCGCTCGATTTCGCGTATTCGATCCACAGCGATCTCGGCAATCAGTGCGTGGCCGTGAAGATCAACAACGAGTTGCTGCCGCTGCGTACCGAGCTGAAGAGCGGCGACATCGTCGAGGTGATCACCGCGCCGTACTCGAAGCCGAACCCCGCGTGGCTGGGCTTCGTGCGCACGGGCAAGGCGCGTTCGGCGATTCGTCACTACCTGAAGACGATGCGCCTGAACGAGTCGGTGCAGCTCGGCGAGCGGCTCGTCGACCAGAGCCTGAAGGGTTACGGCCTCGCGCTCGCCGATGTCGCGCCGGAGGTGTGGGAGAAGCTCGTCCAGTGGACGGGCAACAAGAGCCGCCAGGAAATCTTCGCGGACATCGGGCTCGGCCGCCGTGTCGCCGCGGTGATGGCCAAGCGCATCGAGGTGCTGATGAGCGGCCGCGATGCGGACGACGATCTGCCGAAGTCCGAGCGGCATCCCGCGCACAATGCGCCGCCGGTCGTGATCACCGGCACCGAAGGGATGTCCGTGCAACTGTCGGCGTGCTGCCGACCGATTCCGGGCGATGCGATCATGGGCTATATCGGCATCGGCCTCGGGATGGCGATTCATACGACCGATTGCCGGGTCGCGCAGCGCATCCATCGCCGCGATCCGGGCCGCTGGATCGACGTCGAGTGGGCGCCGCAGCCGGGTCGCCTGTTCGATGTCGCGGTGAAGGCGCTCGTGAAGAACACGAAGGGCATCTTCGCGCGCGTTGCGGCGGACATCACGTCGGCCGACGCGAACATCGTTCACATTGCGATGGACGAGGATCTGACGCACGAATCGACGGTGCTGCGGTTTGTGATCCAGGTCAGCGATCGCGTGCATCTCGCGAACGTGATGCGGCGCGTGCGGACCAATCCCGACGTGATGCGCATCATGCGCGAGCGCTCGACCGACGACAGCGTGCATGCGCGTCACGACGGCGGCATGCGCATCGAGCGCGAGCGGCAGGATTACTGA
- the greB gene encoding transcription elongation factor GreB, with protein sequence MNKAFVKESDGDDDDLDSSQPAIPAGTKNYITPAGHKRLRDELLNLIDVERPEVVRLVSWAASNGDRSENGDYIYGKRRLREIDRRIRFLTKRLDLAEVVDASRQENVDQVFFGATVDYATPDGEDHTVTIVGIDEVDLDRGCVSWISPVARALIKAKIGDTVTLMTPAGPQPIDVLDVRYPASGSA encoded by the coding sequence ATGAACAAGGCGTTTGTCAAAGAGTCGGACGGCGACGACGACGATCTCGACTCGAGTCAACCCGCGATTCCGGCGGGCACGAAGAACTACATCACCCCGGCCGGCCACAAGCGGCTCAGGGATGAACTCCTGAACCTGATCGACGTCGAGCGTCCCGAGGTCGTGCGACTGGTGTCGTGGGCCGCGTCGAACGGCGACCGGTCCGAAAATGGCGATTACATCTACGGCAAACGGCGGTTGCGCGAGATCGATCGCCGGATCCGCTTCCTGACGAAGCGGCTCGATCTCGCCGAAGTCGTCGATGCGAGCCGGCAGGAGAATGTCGACCAGGTGTTCTTTGGCGCGACTGTCGATTACGCGACCCCGGACGGCGAGGATCACACCGTCACGATCGTCGGGATTGACGAGGTCGATCTCGATCGCGGTTGTGTCAGCTGGATTTCGCCGGTTGCGCGGGCCCTCATCAAGGCGAAGATCGGCGACACCGTCACGCTGATGACGCCGGCCGGTCCCCAGCCGATCGACGTGCTCGATGTTCGCTATCCGGCATCGGGCAGCGCGTGA
- a CDS encoding porin, whose protein sequence is MKKPLIVAALAGVCATAAHAQSSVTLYGLIDAGITYTNNQGGHSAWQETSGSINGSRWGLRGTEDLGGGLKAIFTLENGFGINNGTLKQNGREFGRQAFVGLAHESYGSLTLGRQYDSVVDFLGPLSLTGTQYGGTQFAHPFDNDNLNNSFRINNSVKYQSANYGGLKFGALYGFSNSSDFSNNRAYSVGASYSYMGFNVAAAYMQLNNNINALSLAASDPGAVAGDWTFAASRQRTWGAGLNYTFGPATAGFVFTQTRLTDSARISAGQSGVTGGIPLTGGTRFNNYEVNGRYALTPAFSLAGSYTYTDSRLDGQTPSWHQFNLQADYALSKRTDLYLQGEYQRVNADGLAVGANINGLGTASSTNKQIAVTAGMRHRF, encoded by the coding sequence ATGAAAAAACCCCTGATCGTCGCCGCATTGGCCGGCGTGTGTGCCACTGCCGCCCATGCGCAAAGCAGCGTCACGCTGTACGGCCTGATCGATGCCGGCATTACCTATACGAACAACCAGGGTGGTCACAGCGCGTGGCAGGAGACGAGCGGCTCGATCAACGGCAGCCGCTGGGGCCTGCGCGGCACCGAGGATCTCGGCGGCGGACTGAAAGCGATCTTCACGCTGGAAAACGGCTTCGGCATCAACAACGGTACGCTGAAGCAGAACGGCCGGGAATTCGGCCGCCAGGCCTTCGTCGGGCTCGCGCATGAGAGCTACGGCTCGCTCACGCTCGGCCGCCAGTACGACAGCGTCGTCGATTTCCTTGGCCCGTTGTCGCTGACCGGCACTCAATACGGCGGCACGCAGTTCGCGCATCCGTTCGACAACGACAACCTGAACAATTCGTTCCGGATCAACAACTCGGTCAAGTATCAGAGTGCCAATTACGGCGGCCTGAAGTTCGGCGCGCTGTACGGCTTCTCGAATTCCAGCGATTTCTCGAACAACCGCGCATACAGCGTGGGCGCGTCGTACAGCTACATGGGTTTCAACGTCGCGGCCGCGTACATGCAGCTCAACAACAACATCAACGCGCTATCGCTCGCAGCCAGTGACCCCGGCGCGGTGGCCGGCGACTGGACGTTTGCCGCCAGCCGTCAGCGCACATGGGGCGCTGGCCTCAACTACACGTTCGGACCCGCGACGGCCGGCTTCGTGTTCACGCAGACGCGCCTGACCGATTCGGCCAGGATCAGCGCCGGACAGTCCGGCGTGACGGGCGGCATCCCGCTCACCGGCGGCACGCGCTTCAACAATTACGAAGTGAACGGCCGCTACGCGCTGACGCCGGCGTTCTCGCTCGCGGGCTCGTACACGTACACCGACAGCCGCCTCGACGGCCAGACGCCGAGCTGGCACCAGTTCAACCTGCAGGCCGACTATGCGCTGTCGAAACGCACCGACCTGTATCTGCAGGGCGAGTACCAACGCGTCAATGCGGACGGCCTGGCGGTCGGCGCGAACATCAATGGGCTCGGCACCGCATCGTCGACGAACAAGCAGATCGCGGTCACGGCCGGCATGCGCCACCGATTCTGA
- a CDS encoding cold-shock protein — protein MDTGIVKWFNDAKGFGFITSDNGGEDLFAHFSEIRMDGFKTLKENQRVSFDVKIGPKGKQAANIQAV, from the coding sequence ATGGATACCGGTATCGTAAAATGGTTTAACGATGCTAAAGGTTTCGGTTTTATTACGTCCGACAATGGTGGCGAAGATTTGTTTGCGCACTTTTCCGAAATCCGGATGGACGGCTTCAAAACGCTGAAGGAAAACCAGCGCGTTTCCTTCGACGTGAAAATCGGGCCGAAAGGCAAGCAGGCAGCGAATATCCAGGCGGTCTGA
- a CDS encoding exonuclease domain-containing protein has protein sequence MSDFRPSDPACEQPLVFVDLETTGGSSSEHRITEIGVVEISPLGVSTWTTLVNPGQSIPPFIQQLTGISDEMVRDAPSFASLAPVLFERLDGKLFVAHNASFDRGFLRAEFERAGFAFNPDVLCTVRLSRALFPREARHGLDALIERHGLVPAARHRALADADLLWQFWRKLHEIVPIERLRDQIARTTRHFRLAGGMTEAWLDTAPAGCGAYALFGESDEALYVGRSVRVRQRLRALLTGERRSSKEMRIAQQVRRVEWRETGNELGAMLAEAQWIARLRPSYNRRSAAENARAGNAPWPFDGPVAFEAGDERRLFHVIDGWRYLGAAESLDAAAQLVADGADGAFEPHTHRLLQTHLARGLQLIPLAALTPAD, from the coding sequence ATGTCCGATTTCCGTCCGTCCGATCCCGCCTGCGAACAGCCGCTCGTCTTCGTCGACCTCGAAACCACCGGAGGCTCGTCCTCCGAGCATCGCATCACGGAAATCGGCGTGGTCGAAATCAGCCCGCTCGGCGTATCGACATGGACGACGCTGGTCAATCCGGGGCAATCGATTCCACCGTTCATCCAGCAACTGACCGGCATTTCCGATGAGATGGTGCGCGACGCGCCGTCGTTCGCTTCGCTCGCGCCCGTGCTGTTCGAACGACTCGACGGCAAGTTGTTCGTCGCGCACAACGCGAGCTTCGATCGGGGCTTCCTGCGTGCCGAATTCGAGCGGGCCGGCTTCGCGTTCAATCCGGACGTACTGTGCACGGTGCGGCTGTCGCGGGCGCTGTTTCCGCGGGAGGCGCGACACGGACTCGATGCGCTGATCGAACGCCACGGTCTCGTTCCTGCCGCCCGCCACCGGGCGCTCGCGGATGCCGATCTTCTTTGGCAGTTCTGGCGGAAACTGCACGAGATCGTGCCGATCGAGCGTCTGCGCGACCAGATCGCGCGCACGACGCGCCACTTCCGTCTCGCGGGCGGCATGACCGAAGCGTGGCTCGATACCGCACCGGCAGGATGCGGCGCGTACGCGCTGTTCGGGGAGAGCGACGAAGCGCTGTACGTCGGCCGCAGCGTGCGCGTGCGGCAGCGATTGCGCGCGCTGCTGACCGGCGAGCGGCGCTCGTCGAAGGAAATGCGTATTGCGCAGCAGGTGCGACGTGTCGAATGGCGGGAGACCGGCAACGAACTCGGCGCAATGCTCGCGGAAGCGCAGTGGATCGCTCGCCTGCGGCCGTCATACAACCGGCGTTCCGCAGCCGAAAACGCCCGTGCCGGCAATGCGCCTTGGCCGTTCGACGGCCCGGTCGCGTTCGAGGCGGGTGACGAGCGTCGCCTGTTTCACGTAATCGATGGCTGGCGCTATCTCGGTGCGGCCGAATCGCTCGATGCGGCCGCGCAACTCGTGGCTGATGGTGCGGACGGCGCCTTCGAACCGCATACTCACCGCCTGCTGCAGACGCATCTCGCGCGCGGCCTGCAACTGATTCCGCTAGCGGCACTCACGCCTGCCGACTGA
- a CDS encoding chorismate mutase, protein MKQAIRASVAVAALGVALFSSPHTARADGDDTALTNLVALASQRLALAEPVARWKWANHKAIEDRPREAALLASMEKRAAQSGVDPAFARIFFEDQIAASKDVQNALFAAWRATRPPEGAPPDLATSTRPALDQLTQKMLVGLAQVAPLRDAPDCQARLARSIANWRTLTRYDPTQTQALGIALSHVCSAGGASAIG, encoded by the coding sequence ATGAAACAAGCCATTCGTGCCAGCGTCGCTGTCGCCGCGCTCGGCGTCGCCCTTTTTTCGTCGCCGCACACCGCGCGCGCGGACGGCGACGACACCGCACTCACCAACCTTGTCGCGCTCGCGTCGCAGCGGCTCGCACTTGCCGAACCCGTCGCGCGATGGAAATGGGCAAACCACAAGGCGATCGAGGACCGGCCGCGCGAAGCGGCATTGCTCGCATCGATGGAGAAGCGTGCCGCACAGTCCGGCGTGGATCCGGCATTCGCACGCATATTCTTCGAGGACCAGATCGCCGCGAGCAAGGACGTGCAGAACGCGCTGTTTGCAGCGTGGCGCGCCACGCGCCCGCCGGAGGGCGCGCCGCCGGACCTCGCGACCAGCACGCGGCCGGCGCTCGACCAGCTCACGCAAAAGATGCTGGTCGGCCTCGCGCAAGTCGCACCGCTGCGCGACGCACCCGATTGCCAGGCGCGGCTCGCACGCAGCATCGCAAATTGGAGGACGCTTACCCGCTACGACCCCACCCAGACGCAGGCGCTCGGCATCGCACTGTCGCACGTCTGCTCTGCCGGCGGCGCCAGCGCGATCGGCTGA
- a CDS encoding DUF2946 domain-containing protein, with amino-acid sequence MKRTTRWIGLVWLALVLNVLSPVVGYARLASTGSGDLTLELCSAAGARQIVLAQSGDERGTSSFDHAGVPHCVYCPGFAANVALGTSLPALPGFVRAFAYRAVAPAVPVFPRKGIRLAQPRGPPENVPI; translated from the coding sequence ATGAAACGAACGACGCGATGGATCGGCCTCGTATGGTTGGCGCTCGTACTGAACGTACTGTCGCCCGTCGTCGGCTACGCGCGTCTCGCATCGACCGGGTCCGGCGATCTCACGCTCGAATTGTGCAGTGCGGCAGGCGCGCGCCAGATCGTTCTCGCGCAGTCGGGCGACGAGCGCGGCACGTCGTCGTTCGACCATGCCGGCGTGCCGCACTGCGTGTACTGTCCCGGCTTCGCCGCGAACGTGGCGCTCGGCACGAGCCTGCCCGCGTTGCCGGGCTTCGTGCGCGCATTCGCGTACCGGGCGGTCGCCCCGGCCGTTCCCGTTTTTCCCCGCAAGGGCATCCGCCTCGCGCAGCCGCGCGGTCCGCCTGAAAACGTTCCGATCTGA